The genomic stretch AGAGTTGCTCTTCTCTCCAGGCGGGAAAGGTTGTTCGGCCCGCCGCACAGAGGTTTTTACATCGTTGGAAGGATGCTGTAAACCCCCTGTGCACGAGGCGAACTTGGGACGCCGTCGGCAAGACGGCAGCATCAATTGCTCTGCGGGCGACGCGAATCAGCGAGTGCACATCGCAAACGCCGATGAAAAGAGGGGTGGTTCGGAACGCGGCGCCGAACGGATCAGCCCCGACCGTCCGAGACCTGCGCCCCCCGGCCGAGCGTGCTCTCCCGCTGCACAAGCCGGTAGTCGGCCCACACTCGGCGCGGTTCGGGCGCTTCACCGCCGCCGAGCCGCGCCAGCACCGACTCGACCGCGAGCCGGCCGATGGCTTCCTTGTCCGGCGACACGGAAGTGAGCGTCACCGCACCGAAACGCCCCTCGACGACGTCGTCGAAGCCGACGATCGCGATGTCCTCGGGCACCCGCAGCCCGCGTTCGTGCAGCACACGCATCGCGCCGATGGCCATCGGGTCGTTGTAGGCGAAGACGGCGTCGGGGCGCCGCCCGGATTCCAGGATGCGCGCCATGGCGGCCGCGCCGTCCGCATGCCCCCACCCGTCGGTGGCGGCGACCAGCCCGTCGTCGGCCGGGAGTCCGGCGCCGGTCAGCTCCTCGCGCCAGCCCCGTACCCGCAGTTGCGCGGGCTCACTGCGACCGCGGCGATCACCGATGAACGCGACTTCCCGCCGCCCCAGTTCGATGAGATGCCGCACCGCCGTGCGGGCCGCGGCCACGTTGTCGATCGCGATGTGGTCGTACGGCAGGGCGTAGTCCCGTTCGCCGAGCAGCACGAGCGGGACCTTCTCCGCCCGGTCGCGCAGATCCTCGGTCTCCAGCTCGATGGGGCTGAGGATGAGTCCGTCGATGACCCGGGCCCGGAAGCCCTGGCTGACCAGGATCTCCTGCTCGCGCCGGCCGCCGGTGTGGTCCAGCAGCACGATGTAGTCATGCGCGGCGGCGGCGTCGATGACGGTGGCCGCGAGTTCGGCGAAGTACGGATTGCCCAGTTCGGGCAGGGCGAGCGCGATGATGCCCGTGCGTCCCTTGCGCAGGTGCCGGGCGGCGAGGTTGGGCCGGTAGCCGAGCGCGTCGATGGACGCCTGAACGCGCTCGCGCATGGCTGGTGTGACGTGCTGATAGTTGTTCACCACGTTGGAGACGGTCTTGATGGAGACCCCAGCGTGCGCGGCGACATCCTTGAGGCTGACCCGCACGGCAATCCCTTCACGTCAATTTTACAACGTTATACAGGCGCGGTCGGCGGGCTGACAAGGTGAGGGGGTGGACGGTGCGCGTCCCTGTCGGGGCCCTGCGTCAGGAGAGATCCGGCGACCGTACACCCGAGGGCGAGGCTCGGAAGTACTCGGCCACCGCGGTATTGACGGCGGTCACCACCGCCACGACGCCCGCAGCGACGGGGTGCCCCACCGCGTACAGGGCAGCGGCCCCGCCCCCGAGCACCAGCGCCTTCACCACCAGCACGAGCGCAAGCCGCGGCCGCCAACGGGCCCGGGGCGCGGCGAACAGTCCCCACACCAGGATGGCCAGCGAGGGTGTGCCCACACCGAGCAGGATGCGGGGCACACCCTCATGGCCCGCGCTGAATCCCCACCAGCCGAGAAAGCCCAGCGCGGCGATTTCCAACAGGAACGCCAAGGCTTCGTTCGCGATGTCCCAGGGCCGGGCATCGAGCCCCGCCGCACCGCCACCGGCCCCCGCCATCCGCCACTCCCGACCGAAGATCTCCAGCATGCCGGAGACAGCCTGACCACACCTGGCCGGAAAGGGAAGTCGGTGGATAGGGTCGCGGTCGTGACCAGGAAGCCCTCGCACTCCGTCCCCGGCCCTCTCGCGGCGGCAGCCGCGGCCGAGTTCCTGAACGCGCAGGAGATCACGACCACGGACTGCCGGGGCTGCGGCGCCGAGGTGTCGGGGGTCAACGGGCGGTACGCCTGCGGGGTCTGCGGGTGGACGAACCACTGGTCCGAAGGGCACAACCAACTGCCGGGCGCCCATGAGGACCCGGACGCGGTGGCGTGATCCCGAGCCGGCCCTCCCCTTCCTCGGACGTCTGCGCGCCGCCTCCCTGACGCACCAGGTCTGGTAGGTGTGGGAGTAGAGGCGCTTTCCGAGCCACGTGCAGGCGTCGACGTCCGGGCGGGTGGTCGGGGTGCAGGGGCCCGTCTCTCAGGTCGCGGAGGGCGGTATCGGGAACAGCAGGCAGCTGCTCGTGGCGTGGGCGAGCAGGCGCTCGTCCGCGTCGACCAGCTTGGCCTCGGCCAGCGCGGTCGTCCGGCCCCGGTTGACGATCGTGCCGATGGCCCGGACCTTGCCGGTGTCCGCGGTGATGCGCTTGAGGAACTTCACGTTCAGGTCGAGCGAGGTGTACCCCATGCCCGGCGGGAGCGTGGACTGTACGGCGCAGCCGGCCGCCGAGTCGAGCAGGGTGGCGTAGACACCGCCGTGCACACTGCCGATGGGGTTGTAGTGCTCCTCCCCCGGCGTCATCGAGAACACCGCCCTGCCCTCTTCCACCTCGTCCAGCGTGAAGTCGAGGGTGGCCGAGACAGGCGGCGCGGGCAGCCGACCCGCCTGCATCTCCCGCAGGAAGTCCATACCGGAGGCGAGTCCCACGGCGGCGGCACTGGTCGCGGGGTCCTCCCACTCGTAGGTGCGTGTACGTCCCATGCTTCGGCGTCCTCTCGGCTGACTTCGTCGGTTGAAGCTAGCCCGGCGCTCACCTGACTGTCAAAGGAATAGTCAGCCCGTAGCATGGAGGCATGGAGTGGCTTGAGGTCAGCACCGAGAACTGTCCCGTCCAGTGCACGCTCGATCTGGTCGGCGAGAAGTGGACGCTGCTGATCATTCGGGACGCCGCCAACGGCGTACGCCGGTTCGATGACTTCCGGCGCCACATCGGCCTGTCCGAGGCGGTCCTCAGCGACCGCCTGCGCAAACTCACCGCGGCCGGAATCCTCAGGACCGTCGCCTACCGCGAGCCGGGCAGCCGCTCCCGCAACGAGTACCGCCTGACCCGCAAGGGATGGGACCTGTGGCCCGTACTCGTCGCCCTCCGCCAGTGGGGCGAGGCCTACGCACCGGATCCCGAAGGCTCGGTACTGGACATGCGTCACGCCGCCTGCGAGGCCCCGGTCCGCGTCGTCGTCGAATGCGCGGAGGAGCATGTCGCCCTGTCCCCCAAGGAAGTCTCCGCCCGACCGGGCCCCGGCGCCCGCCGTCGGACGTAGTCCCACTTCATGCGTGGCGGGCTCTCGAACGGCGGGACAAGCCACACCGGGAGGGCGGGAACTGTCGTGGCCTTGCCGCGCGTTCCAGGTTCATGACGACGAACCGCCAGCAGCCCGAGGTGCTCCGCTACACCGCCTTCTCCGGCTCTCCCGACGGTGGGAACCCGGCCGGTGTCGTGCTGGACGCCACCGGTCTCGATGACGACGACATGCTGGCGATCGCCGCTGAACTCGGATACTCGGAGTCCGCTTTCCTGACCGCGCCGCCGGAGGACATAGGCGGGGAGCAGGGGCGGGCGTACCGCGTGCGCTACTTCAGTCCCAAGGCCGAGGTGCCGTTCTGCGGGCATGCCACCGTCGCGACCGCCATCGCGCTCGCCGAGCGGATAGGGCCCGGGGAGCTGGTCTTCGCGACGCGCGCCGGGACCGTGCCGGTGCAGGTGGATGAGGAGCTCGGGACGGTCAGGGCCACACTCACCAGTGTCGAACCGCATGTCGAGGAGATCGACGATACCGACCTCAGCGAGGCGCTCGCCGCGCTCGACTGGCCCGCCGCCGATCTCGACCCGGCCTTCCCGCCCCGCATATCGTTCGCCGGTGCCCGGCATCTCGTGCTGGCGGCGGCCTCCCGTGCGCGCCTGGCGGATCTCGCGTACGACTTCGCGCGCCTCGAAGCGCTGATGCACCGACTGGACCTCACCACGGTCCAGTTGGTGTGGCGGGAGTCGGCCACCGTCTTCCACGTCCGCGATCCGTTCCCCGTCGGCGGCGTCGTCGAGGACCCGGCGACCGGCGCCGCGGCCGCGGCGTTCGGCGCGTACGCCCGTGAACTCGGCCTGGTGCCCGAGGACTCCGTCCTCACCCTGCATCAGGGCGAGGACCTGGGGCGCCCCGGTGAGCTCACGGTGACGCTGCGCGCGGGTGACCCGAGGGTGCGGGTCGGCGGCACGGGGGTTCGTATCAGCTGAGGGGAGGCGGCCCGTCCGGTACGGCGTGCAGGATCCTGAAGCGGTCGGGCGCTTCCGGGTCCCGGTCCACGACTTGGACGGGCGGCCAAGTCCATTGCCACACGCCGATTCCGGGCGTGCGCGAGAACCGGATCGGGCCACGAGTGCCGTCCACGGCGACGCGCGGCCAGGATGCGGCGATGCGGGCTCGGTCGGTGCCGTGCGAACGGAGCAGCTGGGCGAGGACAGCGACCGTGTCGTATCCCTCGAAGGCGACGAAGGAGGGGGGTTCGGCCAGGCGCTCGCGCAGGGTCGTCGCCACTCGTGTGCCCAGCGGCGTGAGGCGTTCGGGCAGGTAGCGCAGGAACGGGATCGCGGTGCCCTCCTCGCTCAGCAGGGCCGCCCATTCGGCGAACTCCGGCTGCCCGGCCGGAGCGCCGATCAGGATGTCGGTGAGGCGCGGGTCGCGGCGGACGGACTTCACGATCGGCACCGCCGGATCCGGGTGGCCGGCCAGAAGAAGGAGAGCTGTCGCGCCGTGGGTGACGAGTGCGTCGCACACGGCGTCGGGGGCCAGCGTGGTCATGTCGAGTTCGATGACCGTACCGCCGCGCGGAGCGAGGTGGTCGCCCAGGATGCGGGTCCCGGATGCCCAGTAGACGCTCGGCTGCGTGGCTACGGCGATGCGGCGATGACCGGCGCCGAGGAGGAAGTCCGCGTAGATCCGCCAGCCGTGGGACTGCGCCGGGGGCAGCCGCGCGACCCAATCGGTCGGCTGCTCGGTGAGCCCGTCGAGCACGGCTGACGAGCACAGGAACGGCAGTCCGAGGGCGTCGGCCCTGGCGGCGGCAGCTCGGGCGACGACGCTGTGGTACTCCCCCGCCAGAGCGGCCACGCCCAGGCCGGCCAGCTCGTCCACGGCCGCCGCGGCCTTCTCCGGATCGGCCGCGGTGTCCCGGACCACCAGCTCAAGTGGGCTTCCGTCGATCCCGCCCGCGTCGTTGACTTCGCGGACGGCCAGTTCGAGTCCGGCGAGCAGGTGGTGGCCTGCCTCGACCCAGCCGGGGCGAGTGAGCGGAACGAGGGCGCCGATCCGGGGGTGCACCTTGGTGATCACACCGGACATTGCATCCATCGCCGCCGCCGGGAGGCAACCGATTATCGGCACCTCCTCGCGGCGGCACAGACTGAAGGCGGCGGGCCAGGGTCTGTCGTTTGGATCAGGCCGGCTGCAAGAAACAGTGCAGGCCGACCGACCAGAGCCCGCAACGCCGGACTGATCCAAACGACAGGCCCTACGGGCAGGACTCGCCGAACTTGACCGCGGTGAGCGTGACCGGCTGGCCGTTCAGTGCCACACCGGCGGCCGGCTTCTGAGTGCACACCTGCCAGTTCGACTCGACCAGGATCCAACGGTCCTCCGGCGTCGCGTCCTCGACCGTGAGCGACGTGCCGGAGTCGAGCGCACTGCGGGCGGCGTTCACCGACTTGCCCTTGAAGTCGGGCATCTTCCCGTCCTTCGCGGACGGCGGCTTCTGGTCCTTCGCCGGGCAGTCCTCCTCCAACTTGACCGCACCGAAGTCGAGTTCGGTGTCGGTCGACGCCGACGTCCCGGCCTTCGTGTTCTGGCTGCACACCTTCCAATTACGGTCGAACGCCTGCATACGGTCGCGTCCGAGCGCATCGTGGGAGTCCAGCGAGTAGAAGCCGAGTTCCTGGGCCTTGTCCTGCGCGGACTGGAGGCCCATCCCGACGAAGTCGGGCACGGTCGCCTTCTCGCCGTCGTCGGACGCGGGCTTGGCGTCCTGGGTCTCCTTGGTCTCCTTGGCCGCCGCGGATTTGGCGGGCTTGCCGACGGCCGTTTCCGTCACGGTGACGGTGGGCCGCGGTGCGGCGCTGCCGGCGCCGGTCTTCTCCTGGCCGCTGCCGTCCTCGGATCCGACGCCGACTCCGACGAAGAAGAGGAGGAGCGCGGCCGGGATCGCGACCCGCTTGCGAGCCCACTTGGGCCGAGCGTCCGACGACCCGGCGAACGGCGGCTGGGCAGGCGGCTGGTTGTACGACATTCATCCCTCACTGGTGCTGCGGTGTCAGCTGACCGTAAAGGGGCGCGAGCGAGCGATGACACGATGGGGTGGATCAGTGACGCAACCGTGATGGAAGTGTGAACTTCGCAGGTCAGAGCCGCTCTCGGCGCCAGAAGCGGATAGCGCCCCTTCGCGCTTCCACCCACCGACCGAGCTGGGCCCAATTCCCGCCGCGTGAAAGGTAATTGGCCGCGAAGCGGGTATCCACATCACAGGTGGCATCGGGGAAGCATGGGGGGCTGACACTGTGGCGCGCCTGTCGTGGTCGTCCGGTCCCGTCCAGTCACGTCGCGCGCAGCGCCGCGAGGCCGTACGCCTGCTGCGGGCCGGCGGGCTCTACGGGCCCAGGTTCCGCGAAGTGTTCCCGGCACTGGTGCTGGTGGTGGCGATGGTGTGCGCCGTGGTCGCGCTGCTCGCGTGGGGATACCGCGCCGTGGGGATCGCGGTGCCGATCACCGGTGTCGTAGTGGTCGTCGGCGCGGCCGTCCTCTGGGTGCGCCACCAGCGACCGGGAGCCCGCCGACGCATCGGGTACTACACCCCGGACGACCTTCTCGAACTCGACACCCAGGGCCTGGCGCTGGCCGTGGCGCGGATGCTGCGCCGGGACGGCTGGCGGGTACGGCTGATACCCGCGCCCGACCGGCCGCGCGTGCGGGCCCACAACACCGACGGGTGCCACGTCGACGTGGCCTTCCGGCCGGTGGCCGAACCCCTCCCCGACGAGGAACCAGCACATCGCCGCACACACCGCGGGAAGCCCGACGAGGAAGTCCTCCGCGTGGTCGTCCACCGGGGTACGTTCGCGGCCCGCGACGTCCAGTGGGCGCGGCGGGACGGCAGGACCCGGCTGCTCGACGGCCCTGCGCTGCGGCGTTGGGGAGCGGGCGAGGAGCTGGGTGTGCTGCTGGCCGAAGAGGTGTGACGGCACCATCTGCCCCGCTGTGCGGGGCGGTACCCGTCGGCCGACTGCCGTGGGGCAGGATGAGCACCATGAGCGTAGTCAAGATCAACGTACTGACCGTTCCCGCAGAGCAGCGCGAGACCCTGGAGAAGCGCTTCGCCTCCCGCGCGCACGCCGTGGAGAACTCCGACGGCTTCGAGTGGTTCGAACTCCTCCGTCCCGTCGAAGGCACCGACAACTACCTCGTCTACACCCGCTGGCGCGACGAGGAGTCCTTCCAGGCGTGGATGGAGGGCCCGATGAAGTCGGCCCACCAGGGCGGCGGCTCGGAAGGCGGCGACCGCCCCCGCCCTGCGGCCAGCGGCTCCACCCTGTGGTCCTTCGACGTGGTCCAGCAGGCCGGCCCCAAGGGCGAGTGACGCCAACGGTCCTGACGTCACCTGGCGCGACGTGGACCACGCCAGGTGACGCGGCCGACGCCCTCCGACCGCCCCGGGTTCTGTGCCGTCAGTCGAATGCCACAACCAGGCGAACACCGTCGTCACCGAAGCGGCCGGCCAGAGCCTTCATCACGGCGAAGACATGCGGCCAGTGAGTCCCCGAACCCAGCACAGCTCCCGCGGTCAGTGGTTCGTAGGCGCAGACCAGATCGTCGGTGGTCCACTCAACGCGTCCTGAGCCGCTGTGCGAGTCCACCGGTGGCACGCCCACCAAAGCCAGGACCTCCGGCGGCCACTGCTGGGATACGAGCCGGCTGTACCGCGTCGACGGCAGCGACTTCTTGTGCCAGGTGACTCGGCCGACGAAGTGTTCAGCCCCGATCGCGGAATCGATGGAGGCGAGCTCCCCCCAACTCACCCAGCTCGCGCTGTCCATCTCGCCCTGGGCAACCCAGGGGCCCAGCTGCGAGCGCATGCCGCTCGACAGGTCAGCGGGAAGACCACGACCGGGTGCAAGGGGCGCGAAGCCCGCGTAGTTGCGCACGCCGAAGAGAAGACCGAAGGCCGTGTAGTCGGTCTCGTCGTACAGCGGCCACAGATCGATGGCGGTCACCCATGTCTCACCGTCGTAGTCCTCGGTGCCTGCATAAGGGTGACGGAACTCGATCCCGCCGTAGATGTCCGTGCCCATGGTGGCGCACCATAACGGGCCGGCCGCGACCGCAGAAACTCAGTGGCCGCCTGAACCAGCGGCGCCCCAAGCTGTCCACCATGAACGAACCGCAGCGCGAGATCCGTGCGGCCCATACGGAGTCCACGATCACCGTCTACCAGGCGTACGCCCCGGAGATCGGCCTGGCCGCCGTCCGCGAGGGCCGCTTCCCCGCCGCGTGGAAGCGGGACCGCATGACGTGGATCAAGCCGTCGTTCCTGTGGATGATGTACCGCTGCGGCTGGGGCACGAAGGCGGGGCAGGAGACCGTTCTCGCCGTCGAGATCAGCCGTGACGGTTTCGAGTGGGCGTTGCGACACGCGTGTCTGTCCAGCTACGTCCGTGGGGTGCATCCCGACCAGGCCACCTGGCAGCGGCAGTTGAAGCGGGCGCCCACCCGCGTGCAGTGGGACCCCGAGCGGGACCTGCACCTACGGCCGTTGCCGTACCGGTCCCTCCAGCTCGGCCTCTCCGGTGAGGCCGTACGGCGCTACGCGGACGAGTGGACGGTCGCCATCCGTGACGTGACTCCGCTCGCCCATGCAGTGCACGCCCAGGTCAAGGCTGGTCAGCTGGATGCCGCCACCCGAATGCTGCCCAAGGAACAGCCGTACGCGGATGGCGCGGAGCTTCTCTCTCACCTAGGAGGCTGACGGCACGGCCGGGCTCGCCGCTCCTCAGGTGCTCGGCCTGAAGCCACCTGGTCGCGCCCTCAACATCCCGGCACAATGAGCGCTGTCCCGTTTCCAGCAGGTGACTCCGGCAGCGCGTCGCCCGGCACACCGGCCAACCATCCGACGGTTCCTCGGGAGTTGTGGGCGATGAGCGTACGTCGTACCAGCCTGGGACGTTTCCGGTCCGCCGCCTGCGTGCTGAGTCTGGTCGTCGGGGCTGTTCTCGGGTTGTCCGGGACGGGTTCGGCCGTCGGGCCCGTGGCAGGACCGGCGCGTGCCGCTTCCGCGGTGGAGGCCCTCGGGATCGCCGGGACGGCCTGGGGCGTGGATCAGCGCACGGGGACGCTGCGGGTTGATGTCGACTCGTCCGTGTCAGCGGGCGATCTCGCTCGGCTGCGGCAGGTCGCCGAGCGTTCGGACGTGCGCGTCGTTCTTCAGCGGGAGGAAGGGCGGCTGCGCACCCTCGTGTCCGGTGGTGACGGTGTCTTCGCCGCCGGGTTGCGCTGCTCGGCAGGGGTCAACGTGCGCAGTGGGACCACCTACTACTTCGTCACCGCCGGGCATTGCACCGATGCCGCATCCACCTGGTACACCACTTCCGCCCAGACCACCTCGATCGGGCCCACGACCAGCAGTAGCTTCCCGGGCAATGACTTCGGTGTCGTCCGGTACGCCAACGCCGCCGTGCCGCACCCGGGAACGATCGGGACCGTTGACATCACCGGCACCGCTACCGCATATGTCGGCCAGAGCGTTTGCCGCCGCGGCTCGACCACCGGTGTGCGCTGCGGTGTGGTCACGGGGTTGAACGCGACCGTCAACTACGGTGGCGGCAGCATCGTCTACGGGCTCATCCGGACCAACATCTGCGCCGAGCCCGGCGACAGCGGCGGGCCGCTCTACGCGGGCGACAAGATCATTGGCATCCTCTCGGGCGGCTCCGGCAACTGCACCACCGGGGGCACCACTTACTACCAGCCCATCCAGGAAGTCCTCAGCAGCCAAGGCCTGTCCGTCTACTGACCCATCGCCGTCGCGAACTCCCGTGGGAACAACGCCTCGACGTGGGCACTGACGTACCTACACAAACCGAGATTGACCAGCCTCCGCCCCGAAGATCGGGGACCATGCGGGCATGCACTCGGACGGTTGGCAACTCACCGAAGACATCGACGACTTCCTCTCCCGGGGCGGGGACTTCCTGCGTTCACGGCCCGCGCTGCACACCATGCCGCTGACCGTGATCGAGAAGCTCCGGACCGAAGGGACGGCCGAATTCGGCGGCGGGGCAACGCTCTTCGGGCGGCTGGAGGAGAGGGGTGAGGTCCGCGGCATCTTCTACCGGCTACCGTCCCGTGGCCTGAGCCCCACTCCGCTCTCCCCCGAGGGCGCCGACCGCCTCGCCGCCCACCTCGCCGGGCTCGGTCACCCCCTTCCCTACGTCAGCGCGGAGCACGGCACCGCCACCGCATTCGCCCAGGCCTGGCAGCGGTACACGGGCGCTACGGCGAAGCTCACCACGCGGATCCGTCTGTACCGTCTCGGCACGCTCACCCCGCCGCAGCCGACCCCGGAGGGCCGGGGGCGGGCCGCGGGCGAGCGGGATCTCGATCAAGTCGTGCGGTGGTGCGGTGAGTTCGTCGACACCGTCGGCGAGGTCCCCGCCGTGGATGCCCGCTCCTGGGCCGGATCGCGCTTCGCCGACCGGCACTTCACCTTCTGGGAGACCCCGGACGGCACGCCCGCCTCCATGGCGGCCGTGACCACCATGGTCGCCGGGATGGTCCGGGTGGACCCCGTCTACACCCCGGCCCACCTCAGGGGACGCGGCTACGCGGGTGCCGTGACGGTCGAGGTGAGCCGG from Streptomyces davaonensis JCM 4913 encodes the following:
- a CDS encoding PaaI family thioesterase, which encodes MGRTRTYEWEDPATSAAAVGLASGMDFLREMQAGRLPAPPVSATLDFTLDEVEEGRAVFSMTPGEEHYNPIGSVHGGVYATLLDSAAGCAVQSTLPPGMGYTSLDLNVKFLKRITADTGKVRAIGTIVNRGRTTALAEAKLVDADERLLAHATSSCLLFPIPPSAT
- a CDS encoding PhzF family phenazine biosynthesis protein, which translates into the protein MTTNRQQPEVLRYTAFSGSPDGGNPAGVVLDATGLDDDDMLAIAAELGYSESAFLTAPPEDIGGEQGRAYRVRYFSPKAEVPFCGHATVATAIALAERIGPGELVFATRAGTVPVQVDEELGTVRATLTSVEPHVEEIDDTDLSEALAALDWPAADLDPAFPPRISFAGARHLVLAAASRARLADLAYDFARLEALMHRLDLTTVQLVWRESATVFHVRDPFPVGGVVEDPATGAAAAAFGAYARELGLVPEDSVLTLHQGEDLGRPGELTVTLRAGDPRVRVGGTGVRIS
- a CDS encoding ABC transporter substrate-binding protein encodes the protein MSGVITKVHPRIGALVPLTRPGWVEAGHHLLAGLELAVREVNDAGGIDGSPLELVVRDTAADPEKAAAAVDELAGLGVAALAGEYHSVVARAAAARADALGLPFLCSSAVLDGLTEQPTDWVARLPPAQSHGWRIYADFLLGAGHRRIAVATQPSVYWASGTRILGDHLAPRGGTVIELDMTTLAPDAVCDALVTHGATALLLLAGHPDPAVPIVKSVRRDPRLTDILIGAPAGQPEFAEWAALLSEEGTAIPFLRYLPERLTPLGTRVATTLRERLAEPPSFVAFEGYDTVAVLAQLLRSHGTDRARIAASWPRVAVDGTRGPIRFSRTPGIGVWQWTWPPVQVVDRDPEAPDRFRILHAVPDGPPPLS
- a CDS encoding winged helix-turn-helix transcriptional regulator; the encoded protein is MEWLEVSTENCPVQCTLDLVGEKWTLLIIRDAANGVRRFDDFRRHIGLSEAVLSDRLRKLTAAGILRTVAYREPGSRSRNEYRLTRKGWDLWPVLVALRQWGEAYAPDPEGSVLDMRHAACEAPVRVVVECAEEHVALSPKEVSARPGPGARRRT
- a CDS encoding GNAT family N-acetyltransferase produces the protein MHSDGWQLTEDIDDFLSRGGDFLRSRPALHTMPLTVIEKLRTEGTAEFGGGATLFGRLEERGEVRGIFYRLPSRGLSPTPLSPEGADRLAAHLAGLGHPLPYVSAEHGTATAFAQAWQRYTGATAKLTTRIRLYRLGTLTPPQPTPEGRGRAAGERDLDQVVRWCGEFVDTVGEVPAVDARSWAGSRFADRHFTFWETPDGTPASMAAVTTMVAGMVRVDPVYTPAHLRGRGYAGAVTVEVSRAALTAGATDVVLFADPDNPTSNALYQRIGYVPIAEWAVYDFR
- a CDS encoding YrdB family protein, which produces MLEIFGREWRMAGAGGGAAGLDARPWDIANEALAFLLEIAALGFLGWWGFSAGHEGVPRILLGVGTPSLAILVWGLFAAPRARWRPRLALVLVVKALVLGGGAAALYAVGHPVAAGVVAVVTAVNTAVAEYFRASPSGVRSPDLS
- a CDS encoding antibiotic biosynthesis monooxygenase family protein; translation: MSVVKINVLTVPAEQRETLEKRFASRAHAVENSDGFEWFELLRPVEGTDNYLVYTRWRDEESFQAWMEGPMKSAHQGGGSEGGDRPRPAASGSTLWSFDVVQQAGPKGE
- a CDS encoding S1 family peptidase, whose translation is MSVRRTSLGRFRSAACVLSLVVGAVLGLSGTGSAVGPVAGPARAASAVEALGIAGTAWGVDQRTGTLRVDVDSSVSAGDLARLRQVAERSDVRVVLQREEGRLRTLVSGGDGVFAAGLRCSAGVNVRSGTTYYFVTAGHCTDAASTWYTTSAQTTSIGPTTSSSFPGNDFGVVRYANAAVPHPGTIGTVDITGTATAYVGQSVCRRGSTTGVRCGVVTGLNATVNYGGGSIVYGLIRTNICAEPGDSGGPLYAGDKIIGILSGGSGNCTTGGTTYYQPIQEVLSSQGLSVY
- a CDS encoding LacI family DNA-binding transcriptional regulator — its product is MRVSLKDVAAHAGVSIKTVSNVVNNYQHVTPAMRERVQASIDALGYRPNLAARHLRKGRTGIIALALPELGNPYFAELAATVIDAAAAHDYIVLLDHTGGRREQEILVSQGFRARVIDGLILSPIELETEDLRDRAEKVPLVLLGERDYALPYDHIAIDNVAAARTAVRHLIELGRREVAFIGDRRGRSEPAQLRVRGWREELTGAGLPADDGLVAATDGWGHADGAAAMARILESGRRPDAVFAYNDPMAIGAMRVLHERGLRVPEDIAIVGFDDVVEGRFGAVTLTSVSPDKEAIGRLAVESVLARLGGGEAPEPRRVWADYRLVQRESTLGRGAQVSDGRG
- a CDS encoding DUF4291 domain-containing protein, translating into MNEPQREIRAAHTESTITVYQAYAPEIGLAAVREGRFPAAWKRDRMTWIKPSFLWMMYRCGWGTKAGQETVLAVEISRDGFEWALRHACLSSYVRGVHPDQATWQRQLKRAPTRVQWDPERDLHLRPLPYRSLQLGLSGEAVRRYADEWTVAIRDVTPLAHAVHAQVKAGQLDAATRMLPKEQPYADGAELLSHLGG